Proteins encoded together in one Bradyrhizobium sp. CB82 window:
- a CDS encoding NUDIX hydrolase — translation MARAPVLAAGGIVLRRDAPLIAVVRQRKRNEWVLPKGKLDDGETPREAAHREVLEETGHDVAIHEFLGTLAYPSGGRSKVVHFWRMEADGDPVRKLMNDIKAVDWLPLEDAVARLSREYERAFLMQVGPIALAAAGVEPTGVEAMPPLAMDDVDAAMQTLTPAEAASVEELRHGLLQKVKAWLRGEA, via the coding sequence ATGGCGCGGGCGCCGGTTCTGGCGGCAGGGGGAATTGTGCTGCGGCGTGACGCGCCGCTGATCGCCGTGGTGCGCCAGCGCAAGCGCAATGAATGGGTGCTGCCCAAGGGCAAGCTCGACGATGGCGAGACGCCGCGGGAGGCCGCGCATCGCGAGGTGCTGGAGGAGACCGGCCACGACGTCGCCATCCACGAATTTCTGGGCACGCTCGCCTATCCATCCGGCGGCCGTTCCAAGGTCGTGCATTTCTGGCGCATGGAAGCGGACGGCGACCCGGTCCGCAAGCTGATGAACGACATCAAGGCGGTCGACTGGCTGCCGCTCGAGGATGCGGTCGCGCGGCTGTCGCGCGAATATGAGCGCGCGTTCCTGATGCAGGTCGGCCCGATCGCTCTCGCCGCCGCCGGCGTCGAGCCGACTGGAGTGGAAGCCATGCCGCCCCTTGCCATGGACGACGTCGACGCCGCGATGCAGACGCTGACGCCTGCGGAGGCGGCCTCGGTCGAGGAGCTGCGCCACGGCCTGCTGCAGAAAGTGAAAGCCTGGCTCCGCGGCGAGGCGTGA
- a CDS encoding DUF2147 domain-containing protein — protein sequence MTRLSAAATALLLASTAVAHAGNAISFEIEGQRIHIQAPRNCASLDCVTIVAPGLSNKPIRLNNVNLNGFGSKDDDDVTPSTTTTAPPANAAQQPAPQPQVQATTPAAPVVTAPSTTVASPTTTAAIDANIAPQVAPVAPPAPVAAPVATAPAPVAAAPAAAPTTPLGLWATEENKGNVRVEQCGANLCGYAEKTNEKILINMRPDGAQWSGRIHDPDSGRNYDSRIAMKGPNLLRVQGCAFGGLFCGGQTWKRVG from the coding sequence ATGACCAGGCTTTCTGCCGCCGCTACCGCGCTCTTGCTCGCTTCGACTGCCGTTGCCCATGCCGGCAACGCGATCTCCTTCGAGATCGAAGGGCAGCGCATCCATATCCAGGCCCCGCGGAATTGCGCGTCGCTGGACTGCGTCACCATCGTGGCGCCCGGGCTGTCGAACAAGCCGATCAGGCTGAACAACGTCAACCTCAACGGTTTTGGCTCCAAGGACGATGACGACGTCACGCCGAGCACGACGACCACCGCGCCGCCGGCAAACGCTGCACAACAACCGGCGCCGCAGCCCCAGGTCCAGGCGACCACGCCTGCCGCGCCCGTCGTGACTGCGCCGTCCACGACAGTTGCCTCACCGACCACCACCGCGGCCATCGATGCCAACATCGCGCCACAGGTGGCGCCCGTTGCACCGCCGGCACCCGTTGCCGCACCGGTCGCGACCGCGCCGGCGCCTGTCGCGGCTGCGCCCGCCGCGGCTCCGACCACGCCGCTCGGCCTGTGGGCGACCGAGGAGAACAAGGGCAATGTGCGCGTCGAACAATGCGGCGCCAATCTCTGCGGCTATGCCGAGAAGACCAACGAGAAGATCCTGATCAACATGAGGCCCGATGGCGCCCAGTGGAGCGGCCGCATCCACGATCCCGACTCCGGGCGCAACTACGACTCCAGGATCGCGATGAAGGGCCCGAACCTGCTGCGCGTGCAGGGCTGCGCCTTCGGCGGCCTGTTCTGCGGCGGCCAGACCTGGAAGCGCGTGGGCTGA
- a CDS encoding extensin family protein, with product MTRGVRLYLVGSIVLVSLAGCGRGFFQAEREPWRAEAEAACLKSGAVKESAEIVRIDPISGPGACGAEFPLKVAAIGEASSSFGFADEELRPPASIGNQPRWPGTQPGYPQGQSYPNQAYPNASSYPQHQSQPSGYGAASGPISLSAPGVAPPQEDEIDLPPEGTDAAGAARYMNAPSYPARPNSSSQSQPSYSQRPEQQPLPRLGPAQGSSVGSVGPVAVKPTATLACPIVSELDRWFADTVQPSAMRWFGQRVVEIKQISAYSCRGMNGNPHAHISEHAFGNALDIAAFTLADGRRISVKDGWRGLPEEQGFLRDVQSGACAHFTTVLAPGSNVYHYDHIHVDLMRRASRRLICQPAAVSGDEVAARAQQRNPYANSRDPYVTGSLGRKSKRAKVNEEDEFEDE from the coding sequence ATGACGCGCGGAGTTCGTTTGTATCTCGTCGGCTCCATCGTCCTTGTTTCGCTAGCGGGTTGCGGACGCGGCTTCTTCCAGGCCGAGCGCGAACCGTGGCGGGCCGAGGCTGAAGCCGCCTGCCTGAAATCCGGCGCGGTGAAAGAGAGCGCCGAGATCGTTCGCATCGATCCGATCTCAGGCCCCGGCGCCTGCGGCGCCGAATTTCCGCTGAAGGTAGCCGCCATCGGCGAAGCCTCCAGCAGCTTTGGCTTTGCCGATGAGGAGCTGCGCCCGCCGGCGAGCATCGGCAACCAGCCGCGCTGGCCGGGAACCCAGCCGGGCTATCCGCAAGGCCAGAGCTATCCGAACCAAGCCTATCCGAACGCTTCGAGCTATCCGCAGCACCAAAGCCAGCCGTCCGGCTATGGCGCGGCCTCAGGCCCGATCTCGCTCAGCGCGCCCGGCGTCGCACCGCCGCAGGAGGACGAGATCGACCTGCCGCCAGAGGGCACCGATGCGGCGGGAGCGGCGCGCTACATGAACGCGCCGAGTTATCCAGCAAGGCCAAATTCCTCCTCGCAATCGCAGCCATCTTATTCACAGCGCCCCGAGCAGCAGCCCTTGCCGCGGCTTGGTCCTGCGCAGGGCAGTTCCGTCGGCTCCGTGGGCCCGGTCGCGGTGAAGCCGACCGCGACGCTGGCCTGCCCGATCGTCTCCGAGCTCGACCGCTGGTTCGCCGACACGGTACAACCCTCGGCGATGCGCTGGTTCGGCCAGCGCGTGGTCGAGATCAAGCAGATCTCCGCCTATTCCTGCCGCGGCATGAACGGCAATCCGCACGCCCATATTTCCGAGCACGCCTTCGGCAATGCGCTCGACATCGCCGCCTTCACGCTCGCAGATGGCCGCCGCATCTCGGTGAAGGACGGCTGGCGCGGGCTGCCGGAGGAGCAGGGTTTTCTGCGCGATGTGCAGTCAGGCGCCTGTGCGCATTTCACCACGGTGCTCGCGCCTGGCTCCAACGTCTATCACTACGATCATATCCACGTCGATTTGATGCGCCGCGCCAGCCGCCGCCTTATCTGCCAGCCGGCCGCGGTCTCCGGCGACGAGGTCGCCGCTCGCGCGCAGCAGCGCAATCCTTACGCCAACTCCCGCGACCCGTACGTGACCGGCTCGCTCGGTCGCAAGAGCAAGCGCGCGAAAGTCAACGAGGAAGACGAGTTCGAGGACGAGTAG
- a CDS encoding lanthionine synthetase LanC family protein produces the protein MDGGRFTWAAGPLTKGSNLCHGTGGNGYAFLKLYRRTNDPGLARPRTPIRHDGHCPISRRQGRR, from the coding sequence TTGGATGGCGGCCGCTTCACCTGGGCCGCCGGACCGCTGACCAAGGGTTCAAACCTGTGCCACGGCACCGGCGGCAACGGCTACGCATTCCTCAAGCTTTACCGGCGCACAAACGATCCCGGTCTGGCTCGACCGCGCACGCCAATTCGCCATGACGGCCATTGTCCAATATCGCGGCGCCAAGGTCGTCGTTGA
- a CDS encoding DUF6665 family protein, protein MSRDLRLHRTPVDVLNYEIVQEQASAFGRMGRALEQALAKLRDFDTTHPASDAPTSIRQARRALVMEAGHALWMFVVQREACGVRDSRPVMRDYNVPGEVQRCMGLVPPPSTHAAKPRS, encoded by the coding sequence ATGTCCCGCGATCTTCGCCTTCACCGCACACCGGTCGACGTTCTCAACTATGAGATCGTCCAGGAGCAGGCCTCTGCATTCGGACGAATGGGACGCGCGCTGGAACAAGCGCTCGCGAAGCTGCGCGACTTCGACACCACCCATCCGGCCTCGGACGCGCCAACATCAATTCGGCAAGCACGACGCGCCCTGGTGATGGAGGCCGGCCACGCGCTCTGGATGTTCGTGGTGCAGCGGGAAGCGTGCGGCGTGCGCGACAGCCGCCCCGTCATGCGCGACTACAACGTGCCGGGCGAGGTGCAGCGCTGCATGGGGCTGGTCCCACCGCCATCAACGCATGCCGCAAAACCCAGATCATGA
- a CDS encoding TetR/AcrR family transcriptional regulator: MVEAVHDSVAIVSEDDSSKRRQILDGARKVFMDLGFDGASMGEIARAAAVSKGTLYVYFADKCALFEAILEQEALQHGQVVFNFDPARDAETTLKEFGQAYIHLLCRPGGGSAIRTVMAIAERMPDVGRRYYGRVLDKTINRLADYLKAHVASGDLAIDDCDLAASQFMELCKASLFLPFVFQAAPAPSEERMTEVVDSATRMFLAAYRGK; encoded by the coding sequence ATGGTTGAAGCCGTTCACGACAGCGTCGCCATCGTCTCGGAAGACGACAGCTCCAAGCGTCGCCAGATCCTCGATGGCGCCCGCAAGGTGTTCATGGACCTCGGCTTCGACGGCGCCAGCATGGGCGAGATCGCGCGCGCGGCCGCCGTCTCCAAGGGCACGCTCTACGTCTACTTCGCCGACAAATGCGCGCTGTTCGAAGCCATTCTCGAGCAGGAGGCGCTCCAGCACGGCCAGGTTGTGTTCAACTTCGACCCCGCGCGCGATGCCGAGACCACGCTGAAGGAGTTCGGCCAGGCTTACATCCATTTGCTCTGCCGACCCGGCGGGGGATCGGCGATCCGCACCGTGATGGCGATCGCCGAGCGCATGCCCGATGTCGGCCGCCGCTACTATGGGCGCGTTCTGGACAAGACCATCAACCGGCTCGCGGATTATCTGAAGGCTCATGTTGCCTCCGGTGATCTTGCGATCGACGACTGCGATCTTGCCGCCTCCCAGTTCATGGAATTGTGCAAGGCCTCGCTGTTCCTGCCCTTCGTCTTCCAGGCCGCGCCGGCGCCATCGGAAGAGCGCATGACCGAGGTGGTCGACAGCGCGACGCGGATGTTTCTGGCGGCCTACCGGGGGAAGTGA